Part of the Vibrio sp. SCSIO 43137 genome, ATAAAGAGCAGTTCAGGGAGCGTGGTTATATTTTAAAGTCATGGCTGAAGAGAGATAATCAGACGTATGATATTAACCTTACTCTTCAGTTTTATGAAGGTGGTAAGCTCCAGTTACATAAGTTTGATAAGTCATTTAGCAAAGAGAGCTTTTTTACCTCTGTTGGTGACCTTATTCTTGAAGTGAAAACGTATATCAATAGTCATAAGGATGACTATAATATCTCCAACCACAGAATAACCTCTATTAAAAATTACTCGGACTGGGAAGTCATTGCTAAAGGTATATCTCTGTTTTATCAGGGAAAAGGGGCCAGTGAGCTTAAAGTTATTGAACAGCAACTAAAGTCTCTTAAGGAACAAGGACGACAGTATTATCTTCTTGATTCACTAAACTCCTATATCTCAACTATGAAGTATCTTAGTGATGGTAATGAAGTAAACAAAGTAACGGCTCTTAAGCAGGCGGAACAGGCATTTGAACGTAATCCAAGATGTAATATCGCTAACACGACTCTTGGGATGGCTTTGTTGCTTAATAAAGAGGTGGAAAAAGCTTATCCGTATCTGTTTTTCGCCGCTGAGAGCTCACCTAGTCCACTCAATTATTACTTGTTAAGTGTTGCAGATGAACAAGCTGATAATTCCAGAGGTGCTGAGTATAATTATCAACGATTTTCAGAGCTTAACAAAGAAGGGATAGGTCAAATTCAGGATATTCAGACGTATTTACAAAATCCAAACCTTTCCAAACCTACCACTAAAGAGTTAGACTAATAGTCCTGTTTGCCCTTGTTCAACGGGAGTTGAGCAAGGGTAGAAAAGAGCAGTCAAGAATAAGAGATATTTTTTTATTGTTTGTTCGTAACCCCGATTGCCTTGCATCATAAAATCAGATTAATAACCACCAGATAATAGCTCCAGAAACAAAAACTCATATCCCTGATAGGAGACTATTATGAATACATTAATCTATGTCTTTATGACATTAGTTTGTTGGTGGCTTATTAAACAGCCTGAAAAAGAAGGGCGTTCTATTCGCTGGTTTGTAATTTCACTATTAACCCTGGTAGGTTACATCATCGCATATATCTGGAAACATCCATTTATATATGGTCCGGTATAAGGAGGCTTATTATGTTTAATTTTGAAATTAGTGAAAATAAATTTTATAACATAGTTGCGATTGCCACACTTATTCTTGGCTTTGGCATATTTACAGCGACATTTTATGAGCAGGTTTATCTGGGAGATATGCCGTGTGCCAGTTGCTTAATTACACGACAGCTAATTCTTTTGGTTATGCTCGTTTCTTGTCTTGTAATCAGATATGGACCTAAACCTCAGTTTGTCGGCTTTGTTTTAGTCATCGCAGCGATTGATATCTATATGAGTATCCGTCACTCTAGTTTCCACTGGTTCGTATTTGAAGGAACCGAAGGCCGCTTTATGGGAGTACATATGTATTTCTGGGGCTACCTGCTACAAACGGCTGTAGTACTGGTTGTTGGCCTTCTGATGTGTATGCTGCCTAAAGTATTTGATTTTGTGAAATCAGTACCTGAAACAGGTCGCGTGCTGAATAACCTGCAAAAGATTACTTTCTACACAGTACTGTTCCTGATTGTAAGTAACTTAATCTTGTCATTCGCTTTAGTTGGTCCTCCGCCGCTAAAAGCACCATATCCGCCAGTATACTGGAGCTGGTTAGAAAACGGTTGGAACTGGTAAAATATGTAGTTAAAAAAGGTGGCGTAAAAGCCACCTTTTTATTGGGAAAATAAATTATTAAAACTGATTTTTTATTCAATTTCTTATGGTTAATTAAATATTAAGTGATTATTAATAATTATTAATCTTTTATTCTATATTTTTCTAATGCTTAGCGTGTTTATATTTTGTTGGTTCTTATCATAAATATGAGAGCTATGCTGCATATTAGATAGAACTAATCTGTAAGAATAACTTTTCTTTAACAGTGCAATTAAGTGAATAACTATTGCGCGTTTTTTATATCCCCCCAAGAAAAGTATAAAAACTATGAATATTAAACCTCTCGTATTAGCTACATCAATGGCATTACTTGGCTCACAAGCTGTTATCGCCGCGCCTGATTTCGATAAAATAAAAGCAGACCCTGTTAAACCAAAGAATGTCATAGTACTTATTGGTGACGGCATGGGCGTAGGACAGATAGAAATCGCCCGCCATATGGAGTACGGAAAAGCCGGAACCCTCTTTCTTGAGTCGTTACCAAATGTTGCATTAGTCAGAACATATTCGGCAAACAAACAGGTAACAGATTCAGCGGCTGCAGGAACAGCACTTGCCACCGCAGTGAAAACCAACAATGCAGCAATTGGTGTTGATCAAGATGGCAATGAAGTTGACTCTATACTGGATGATTTCCAGAAGAAAGGTCGCAAAGTCGGTGTGATCTCCACAAACACAGTAACGGATGCTACTCCTGCCGCTTTTACTGCAAGTGTTGCCAATCGCTATCAGGGACAGCCTGAAGCGGCACGTCAGATGCTTAAGAACAGATATGATGTTTTGCTGGGAGGCGGCTGGAAATATTTTGGTCCTAAAAAGCAAGATGGTGTTGATTTGTTACCTAAGTATGAAGAGGCAGGCTATACGATTGTAAAAGATAAAGATCAACTCGCTGCTGCAAAAGGGGCTGATAAACTTTTAGGCCTGTTTCACAAGTCATATATGAATTATAAGCAAGATCGTGACGATGTAGGCAGTCAGGAGCCAAGTCTTGAGCTGATGACTGAGATGGCAATTGATACCCTTAAAAAGGATAAAGATGGTTTCTTCCTTATGGTTGAAGGTGCTCGTATAGACCATGCTGCTCATGCTGCCGACGTTACTGGTGTCTGGAAAGAGATGATGGAGTTTGACCGTACTGTTGAACAGACCTGGAACTGGGCAAAAGATCGTAAAGATACTTTGGTTGTGGTTCTGGCAGACCATGAAACCATGGGCTTGTCAGTAACAGAACCAATGGATATTCCTGCATTGAAGAAGATCTCTGTCTCTCCTGAGTATATGGCGGGTAAACTGGTAAAAGCAGAAGATGGTAAGAGCTTTACTATTGATTCTATTAAGTCTGTCTTTAAGGAATATGCCGGCTTTGAAGTGACAGATGCTCAGGCGGAAGAGCTGAACAAGAATTCACTGTCATCTAAAGGCAAGCTTAAGTATCAATATAAGATTGGCTGGGAAATTGGTTCAATGATTGCTGAGCACTATCAGGCTGGCGCAATTGATCGTGCGGTACGCGCGAACTCAAGTACCGGTGGCCATTCAAGTAATATGGTACCGCTTTTTGCTGCAGGCCCGGGCTCACAATATTTTGAGGGCGTGCTAAACAATACGGATGTACCAAAACTTATCCGTACACTAACATCTAAATAAAAAACCTTATGTTTTCTGAAAGCCCTGATAATTTATCAGGGCTTTTCTATTTGGCTTAAGAAGAATTATGTTTGTATATATATAAATATGAAAAGCAAACGTTTAAATAAGTGATGGAAACAATATTAGTGTGATCATTAAAAAATTTAATAAAGTTACTGGTGATATATATATCAGATAAATGATATATTCATCGCGAATATAAATAAAACTAAGTGGTAACTTAAATGAATGTCATATCGGGCTTTAAGGGCAGGATTATAGCCGTTGTAACTCTGTTACTGGTTGTGGCTCTGACTATTTCTACCTATCTTTCTTACCGGCAGATTTCTGAAACTATTCAGAAGAACGTCGATGATTACTCCATGTTAAAAATTGATAGTACTTCAGATACGATTCAGGCATGGATTCATAACATTAAAAATGCGGTTGTATTAAATGCGCCGGACTTTTCTGCTACGCATAGTGATGATGAAATAATTCTGATGGTTAATCAGATAGCTCACTCTTCTGCAGCTTCAGGCATCGTAGTTGGCTTCGAAGATGGTCGTTCTTACGGGGATAAAAGTGGTAAACGTGATTTAGCAAAGTACGATCCAAGAGTTCGTGGCTGGTATAAGCAGGCGAAACAGAAACGTGAGCCTGTCATTACAGATATCTATAAAGGGGCGTCAAGCGGCAAACTGATGGTGAGTGTTGCGGCTCCTTTTTATAATGCCGGAAACCTTAAAGGTGTATTACTGGCAGACATTGAGCTGGGTTTGCTGGCTGAAATGGTAAAAGAGCCACCGTTCCCGGGGGCTATGATGGGCTTGTATGATGACTCTAGTCTGACCATCGCTTCCAACGGAGAGGTTGATGTGCCGGGCGAAACTAAATTGTCAGACTTCTCAGATCTTGATGTACTCACTAAGGCTCTACTGACTGAAGAGCGCGGTCAGACCGAGTATGTACTGGGTGGTGTGGAAAAAATCGCCTTTTACCGCACTATACAGTTAGATAACGATGTAAGCTGGCACCTTTTGGTAGGCGTAAATAAATCCATCGCCTATGCCAAAGTAAGTGAAGCTCTGGAAACGGCTTTGTTGACCGCCTCAGCGTTGTTGGTGGTATTGTTGACCATTCTTATTGTGATACTCAATGTTGCTTATCGTCCGATACTGGCACTGAAAGCAACCATTGTTGATCTCTCTCAGGGGAATGGTGATCTTACCCGCAGACTGGAAGTGAATAGTCAGGACGATTTAGGGCAGATTGCACAGGCAGTAAATACCTTTATTGGTAATCTGCAAAACATGATGTTAGAAGTGTCTCGTTCCACACAGCAGATCTCTGCAGATATCGAGGTACTAAAATCTCAGACAGAGAGCAACGATACTGTATTAGCATCTCATGCAATGGAAACCAGTCAGGTTGTAACAGCAATTAATGAGATGAGCTCGACTGCAGACAGTGTTGCGCAGAGTGCTTCGCAAACCGCAGAGTTTACCCGTATCACTAGTGATGAAGCTGTTGAGTCAAAATCGGTTGTGAATGGCGCCGTGAGCAGCGTTGCTGATTTGATCAATGAAGTTGAAGTTATGGCTGAGAATATTCAGACCATGAATGAAGACTCACAGAAGATCGGCTCTGTTCTTACCGTGATTGGCGAAATTGCTGATCAGACTAACCTGTTGGCTCTGAATGCGGCTATCGAAGCTGCCCGTGCTGGTGAGCAGGGCAGAGGCTTTGCTGTTGTGGCGGATGAAGTAAGGGCGCTGGCGGCAAGAACTCAGCAGAGTACTTCTGAAATCAACACCATGCTGGCCAATCTTAATGAAGGAACCAGAGTGGTTGTTAAGGCGATGGATGATACTAAAGCCCGTTGTCAGCAAACGGCAGAGACCACAGAAAACGTCAATCAGAGTCTGGATCTAATGGCGAACTCTGTCGTGAAGATTAATGACTTAGGGCTGGAGATTGCTACTGCAGCAGAGCAGCAGAGTTCGGTTACTGAAGAAGTTAACCGCAATATGGTTGCTATTCAGAGCATGGTGGATGAGCTGACAGGTAATAGTAGTCAGACAATGGATAGCACCAGAAATCTGGCCACAAGTAATCAACAGCTATCTGATATTGTTAAGCAGTTTAAGTTGCAATAACAGGTTGAGCATGAATAAAAAAGAGCACCTTTAGGTGCTCTTTTTTTGCTTGTGGCGGAGCGATAGCTGTTTGCAGAGCTCCTTTACTTCTTCGTAGAACAAAACCTTACTTCGGCTACGCAACCGACATCTTTGTCGTTGTTTGTTAACTGAAACTGCCATTGGTATTTGCGGCAGAGCTCTTCGACAATCGCCAGACCTAAGCCGTGCCCGTCCGGTTTATAATGTTCCAGACCTGCACCCTTATCTTTGATAGTAAGTGCATGCTTACTTAGGCTGATTTCAATGTCTGAGTCCTGCGTTGCTTCAATCGCATTACGGATAAGGTTGCCGACAAGTATACGGATTACCGCCTGAGTTGCGTATATCAGTGGAGAGCCGGAGGAGTGGATAACAAGGGATAAATTTTTGTCAGGGTAGTGGCTTAAATTGCTCTCGGCTATCTCTCTTATTTCCTGCTCGGTAAGCGCTCTTTGAGCAATATCCGACCGGCTATTTTCATAGCGTACTATTGAGAGGAGCGCATCCACCATGGTTTTCATCTGCTGTGTTGCTTCATCAATCCTGCCGGACTGTTTCTGAACAAAACTATCTTTTACTTTAAGACTAAGCAGGTTATTAGAACCTTGTATCACAGTAAGCGGCGTTCTGAGCTCATGGCTGGCATAACGGGCAAAAGCTTGTTCTCTCTGTAATAACCTTTTGTTCTCGTCCCTGTACCTATTAAGTTCTATCACTAAGTGTTGAAACTCTTCTGCTGAGCCTGCTGCAATGCTGAAGGGCTCGTCTGCACCCTGGATATGATGGCTGAGTTGCTTCTCGATACTGTTTAATGGATCGATAAGCCTTTGGGAAAGCATGTTCAGTAGTTTTTTAAAGATAAGCAGTAGAGTGAGCAGCAAACCAAGAATTACAGAGGCGCCATACAGAATATCATCTTGATTTAACTCAAGAATGCCAAACTCCATCAGGACAACAAATGGCTGGCTTTGTTGTGTTCGGGGATCGGTGTATTGATCCAGATAAACCATTTGTGCTTCAGGATGAGTGCCGACTTCTGCAACCAAGTATTTTTTCCCCTGAACTGCATTCTGATATTCCGGCGGGAGCTGGCTGAGATCGTTATATGCTGTTGTGATTTCATCTAACTTAAACTGACCTGTTTCTCCCGACTGAAAGCGGGCAACGGCCGCTTCTTTGTACAGTACGATCCTACGCTCACCGACTCTGTCTTCAGACCAGTCAAGTGTCTGCATAAACACAAGATAAACAAGAAATGAAGTTGCTATAGCGATAGCGACAAATAGAAAAGTGAGTCGTCCTGACAGGCTTTGGGTGTTGTAGGAGAAGGGGGACATTATACCTCCTCCAGACGAAAACCTATTTTGGGTACAGTAATTAACATGGGGTCAGGGAAAGGTTTATCCAGCTGACTTCTCAGTTGATAGATATGAGTTCGCAGCACGGAATCACACTCCTTCTCTTCTTGCCATAAAGCAGAGATAAGTTCCTGCCGGCTCAGGACTGCGGGTGCTTTGATACACAACAGTTCCAGAATCTTGTAGGTCGTTGGGTTAAGAGTAATTTGCTTGCCGTAACGTGAAGCCGTTCGTGCTTGTTGATCTATAGTGAGTGAGCCGAACTTAAGCGTTGATTTGGCGACGTTTTCCCGGTAACGATTAATCAAGGCTGACATTCTCGCTTCCAGAATTGTGAGGTCAAAAGGCTTGGTGACATAATCA contains:
- a CDS encoding winged helix-turn-helix domain-containing protein; translated protein: MSQSKIYQLDTEPNITFNATENSLLISGEEHHLEPLQSRMLLFFIEHKGEVVNTQEIASAVWDRTEVSDNLVRQVISLLRTFLHDKKRPYTIIKTIPKQGYIFDIDVTEIKVVTEISKPKVKLKNKKTITFGVFSLVISFFIAVYLIISTFDPETETEKKTMERYNAITPVIFNAIALDDNAEYAMAKSVYEYVYFGLNSSKNIIGYRGEHLSNKDKEQFRERGYILKSWLKRDNQTYDINLTLQFYEGGKLQLHKFDKSFSKESFFTSVGDLILEVKTYINSHKDDYNISNHRITSIKNYSDWEVIAKGISLFYQGKGASELKVIEQQLKSLKEQGRQYYLLDSLNSYISTMKYLSDGNEVNKVTALKQAEQAFERNPRCNIANTTLGMALLLNKEVEKAYPYLFFAAESSPSPLNYYLLSVADEQADNSRGAEYNYQRFSELNKEGIGQIQDIQTYLQNPNLSKPTTKELD
- a CDS encoding disulfide bond formation protein B, with the protein product MFNFEISENKFYNIVAIATLILGFGIFTATFYEQVYLGDMPCASCLITRQLILLVMLVSCLVIRYGPKPQFVGFVLVIAAIDIYMSIRHSSFHWFVFEGTEGRFMGVHMYFWGYLLQTAVVLVVGLLMCMLPKVFDFVKSVPETGRVLNNLQKITFYTVLFLIVSNLILSFALVGPPPLKAPYPPVYWSWLENGWNW
- a CDS encoding alkaline phosphatase, with translation MNIKPLVLATSMALLGSQAVIAAPDFDKIKADPVKPKNVIVLIGDGMGVGQIEIARHMEYGKAGTLFLESLPNVALVRTYSANKQVTDSAAAGTALATAVKTNNAAIGVDQDGNEVDSILDDFQKKGRKVGVISTNTVTDATPAAFTASVANRYQGQPEAARQMLKNRYDVLLGGGWKYFGPKKQDGVDLLPKYEEAGYTIVKDKDQLAAAKGADKLLGLFHKSYMNYKQDRDDVGSQEPSLELMTEMAIDTLKKDKDGFFLMVEGARIDHAAHAADVTGVWKEMMEFDRTVEQTWNWAKDRKDTLVVVLADHETMGLSVTEPMDIPALKKISVSPEYMAGKLVKAEDGKSFTIDSIKSVFKEYAGFEVTDAQAEELNKNSLSSKGKLKYQYKIGWEIGSMIAEHYQAGAIDRAVRANSSTGGHSSNMVPLFAAGPGSQYFEGVLNNTDVPKLIRTLTSK
- a CDS encoding methyl-accepting chemotaxis protein, with product MNVISGFKGRIIAVVTLLLVVALTISTYLSYRQISETIQKNVDDYSMLKIDSTSDTIQAWIHNIKNAVVLNAPDFSATHSDDEIILMVNQIAHSSAASGIVVGFEDGRSYGDKSGKRDLAKYDPRVRGWYKQAKQKREPVITDIYKGASSGKLMVSVAAPFYNAGNLKGVLLADIELGLLAEMVKEPPFPGAMMGLYDDSSLTIASNGEVDVPGETKLSDFSDLDVLTKALLTEERGQTEYVLGGVEKIAFYRTIQLDNDVSWHLLVGVNKSIAYAKVSEALETALLTASALLVVLLTILIVILNVAYRPILALKATIVDLSQGNGDLTRRLEVNSQDDLGQIAQAVNTFIGNLQNMMLEVSRSTQQISADIEVLKSQTESNDTVLASHAMETSQVVTAINEMSSTADSVAQSASQTAEFTRITSDEAVESKSVVNGAVSSVADLINEVEVMAENIQTMNEDSQKIGSVLTVIGEIADQTNLLALNAAIEAARAGEQGRGFAVVADEVRALAARTQQSTSEINTMLANLNEGTRVVVKAMDDTKARCQQTAETTENVNQSLDLMANSVVKINDLGLEIATAAEQQSSVTEEVNRNMVAIQSMVDELTGNSSQTMDSTRNLATSNQQLSDIVKQFKLQ
- a CDS encoding sensor histidine kinase, producing the protein MSPFSYNTQSLSGRLTFLFVAIAIATSFLVYLVFMQTLDWSEDRVGERRIVLYKEAAVARFQSGETGQFKLDEITTAYNDLSQLPPEYQNAVQGKKYLVAEVGTHPEAQMVYLDQYTDPRTQQSQPFVVLMEFGILELNQDDILYGASVILGLLLTLLLIFKKLLNMLSQRLIDPLNSIEKQLSHHIQGADEPFSIAAGSAEEFQHLVIELNRYRDENKRLLQREQAFARYASHELRTPLTVIQGSNNLLSLKVKDSFVQKQSGRIDEATQQMKTMVDALLSIVRYENSRSDIAQRALTEQEIREIAESNLSHYPDKNLSLVIHSSGSPLIYATQAVIRILVGNLIRNAIEATQDSDIEISLSKHALTIKDKGAGLEHYKPDGHGLGLAIVEELCRKYQWQFQLTNNDKDVGCVAEVRFCSTKK
- a CDS encoding response regulator transcription factor — its product is MRRILIIEDNRNIAGILFDYFEDDNVCLDYADNGELGLKLAQENNFDIILLDLMLPKLNGLEVCEILRDSGNKTPVIMLTALDSKQDMLDGFRHGADDYVTKPFDLTILEARMSALINRYRENVAKSTLKFGSLTIDQQARTASRYGKQITLNPTTYKILELLCIKAPAVLSRQELISALWQEEKECDSVLRTHIYQLRSQLDKPFPDPMLITVPKIGFRLEEV